A genomic window from Salvia miltiorrhiza cultivar Shanhuang (shh) chromosome 5, IMPLAD_Smil_shh, whole genome shotgun sequence includes:
- the LOC130986985 gene encoding uncharacterized protein LOC130986985 gives MARRKDLSTFERAAIIQFLLEDSKEGKPARGKISAAVAKWSSSRSTINRVWAAAKKQIQKGEVICSMSRKIQRPRQKRVQLDLQLIANLDLSKRSTIRRLACGIQCSKSTVGRWIKLGLIKAHSNAIKPDLTAPNKLLRLRFSLEALEYDRIMRSVTFKNMHNTIHIDEKWFYITKTNQRFYLTPAESEPHRTCKSKKFITKVMFMCAVCRPIFGPDGECIFDGKIGIFPFTELVPAKRKSKNRAAGTMEWKPIQSITKEVVKDCLINKIIPAIKAKWPSFASKVIYIQQDNARPHIKDNDPDFRAAASSDGFDIHLVHQPPNSPDTNINDLGWFRAIQSLQTESVCNNVSDLLMAVKNSFDQLSAQTLNKVFLSLQSCMIEILKVKGQNCYKIPHLKKDALIRQDMLPSNLEVDSRLVRECIAYLIEQGNINGSEGFLRHLPIGMIGGTTDGLACSMQQLQIQGGTSGY, from the exons ATGGCTAGGAGAAAAGATCTCTCCACATTTGAGAGGGCAGCAATAATCCAATTCCTCCTTGAAGACAGCAAGGAAGGGAAGCCTGCTAGAGGGAAGATTTCAGCAGCTGTTGCAAAATGGAGCAGCTCACGAAGCACAATCAATCGGGTATGGGCAGCTGCAAAAAAGCAAATACAGAAGGGTGAGGTAATATGTTCCATGAGTCGAAAAATACAAAGACCAAGACAAAAGAGAGTGCAATTAGATTTACAGTTAATTGCCAACTTAGACTTGTCCAAAAGATCTACCATTCGAAGGCTTGCATGTGGGATTCAATGTAGCAAAAGTACCGTAGGAAGATGGATTAAGCTAGGGCTGATCAAAGCTCATTCCAATGCTATTAAACCCGATCTTACGGCTCCTAACAAGTTGCTTAGGCTACGGTTTTCATTAGAGGCCCTAGAGTATGATAGGATTATGAGGAGTGTGACATTTAAAAACATGCACAACACAATCCACATTGATGAAAAATGGTTCTACATAACCAAAACCAACCAAAGGTTTTACTTAACCCCTGCAGAGAGTGAGCCTCATAGAACCTGTAAAAGCAAAAAATTCATCACGAAGGTGATGTTTATGTGTGCAGTGTGTAGGCCTATCTTTGGCCCTGATGGAGAATGCATATTTGATGGAAAAATAGGCATTTTTCCATTTACTGAACTGGTTCCAGCAAAGAGGAAGAGTAAGAACAGGGCAGCAGGCACAATGGAGTGGAAACCCATTCAAAGTATCACCAAAGAAGTGGTGAAGGATTGCCTAATTAACAAG ATTATTCCTGCTATAAAGGCAAAGTGGCCTAGTTTTGCTAGCAAAGTCATCTACATACAGCAGGATAATGCGCGGCCACACATTAAAGACAACGACCCTGATTTCAGGGCAGCTGCCTCTAGTGATGGCTTTGACATACACCTGGTGCATCAACCACCAAACTCACCCGACACCAACATAAATGATTTGGGGTGGTTCAGGGCGATACAATCGCTACAAACTGAATCAGTTTGCAACAATGTCAGTGACTTACTTATGGCAGTTAAAAATTCATTTGATCAGTTAAGTGCACAAACCTTGAATAAGGTTTTTCTTAGCCTACAAAGTTGCATGATTGAAATACTCAAGGTAAAAGGTCAAAACTGTTACAAAATTCCCCATTTGAAGAAGGATGCCTTGATTAGGCAGGATATGCTTCCTTCAAACCTTGAAGTTGATTCAAGGCTTGTTAGGGAATGCATAGCTTACCTAATTGAGCAGGGGAATATTAATGGGAGTGAAGGTTTCTTAAGGCATCTGCCTATAGGCATGATTGGAGGCACAACAGATGGGCTGGCTTGTAGCATGCAGCAGCTACAAATTCAAGGGGGCACAAGTGGATATTGA
- the LOC130986984 gene encoding uncharacterized protein LOC130986984, which produces MGEKKKTKETPATVWFSLKRSLHCKSEPSDVHNPKTRKQLSSILTRKSGRSGCSRSIANLKDVIHGSKRHLERPPSCSPRSIGSSEFLNPIAHEVILSNTTCELKITGFSGAAAAGESGGGSTYVGTLRPGTPGPGGHPTMHYFNPSFRNSTATPPRKEGLPPQKRPSFEKDGGVTCHKCGEHFAKWETLESHHLSKHAVTELVEGDSSRKIVEIICRSSWLKSESHCVRIDRVVKVHNMQKTLARFEDYRESVKAKASKLPKKHPRCLADGNELLRFHGTTLACSLGLNGSSSLCLSEKCSVCCIIREGFSTKREIKGGVGVFTTSTSGRAFESIEMQDGEEDPCVRKALIVCRVIAGRVHRPLENIGDIAGQTGFDSLAGKVGLYSNIEELYLLNHKALLPCFVVICKT; this is translated from the exons ATGGGggaaaagaagaagacgaaAGAGACGCCGGCGACAGTTTGGTTTTCACTAAAGAGGTCCCTGCACTGCAAATCAGAGCCGTCGGATGTGCACAATCCGAAGACGAGGAAGCAGCTGAGCTCAATCCTGACAAGAAAATCGGGCAGATCGGGTTGTTCGAGGTCGATTGCGAATTTGAAAGATGTGATTCACGGCAGCAAACGGCACCTCGAGCGGCCCCCCAGCTGCAGCCCGAGATCCATCGGAAGCAGCGAGTTCCTCAACCCCATAGCCCATGAGGTCATCTTGAGTAACACCACCTGCGAGCTCAAGATCACCGGCTtcagcggcgccgccgccgccggtgaAAGTGGCGGTGGGTCTACGTATGTTGGGACGTTGAGGCCCGGGACGCCTGGCCCCGGAGGCCACCCCACGATGCATTACTTCAATCCCTCCTTCAGGAACTCTACTGCTACTCCGCCTAGAAAGGAGGGCCTGCCGCCGCAGAAACGCCCCTCCTTTGAGAAAGACGGTGGCGTCACGTGTCACAAGTGTGGAGAGCATTTTGCAAAGTGGGAAACTCTTGAGTCGCATCACCTTTCCAAGCATGCtg TAACTGAACTAGTGGAGGGGGATTCATCAAGGAAGATAGTAGAGATAATCTGCAGATCGAGCTGGCTAAAATCAGAGAGCCATTGTGTTAGAATCGATAGGGTTGTGAAAGTGCACAATATGCAGAAGACCCTAGCTCGATTCGAGGATTACAGGGAGAGCGTGAAGGCCAAGGCCAGCAAGCTCCCCAAGAAGCACCCTCGTTGCCTAGCCGATGGGAACGAGCTCTTGAGGTTCCACGGAACCACGCTAGCTTGCTCCCTCGGCCTAAATGGCTCCTCCAGCCTCTGCCTCTCGGAGAAATGCAGCGTGTGCTGTATCATCAGAGAGGGATTCTCGACCAAGAGGGAGATCAAAGGCGGGGTTGGAGTTTTCACGACCTCCACGAGTGGGAGGGCGTTCGAGTCCATTGAGATGCAGGATGGGGAGGAGGATCCTTGTGTTAGGAAGGCCTTGATTGTTTGCAGGGTCATCGCGGGGAGGGTGCATCGCCCTCTGGAAAACATCGGGGACATTGCAGGGCAGACGGGGTTCGACTCTCTGGCCGGGAAAGTGGGTCTCTACTCCAACATTGAGGAGCTTTACTTGCTCAATCATAAGGCTCTTCTGCCTTGCTTTGTGGTTATTTGCAAGACCTGA